One region of Brassica napus cultivar Da-Ae chromosome A10, Da-Ae, whole genome shotgun sequence genomic DNA includes:
- the LOC111201485 gene encoding uncharacterized protein LOC111201485, with amino-acid sequence MSLVDYDDSSSSDDDVLPAAAEHKEALPQQPQQKHKPSPAPSITRRSLKEKGKSEELPQLPDALLLLESPRLAHVSGNDHASVVAAAMAESALRKREFNGKSSSLPRRSKLPKGNLPHSKNSPDTLGNVLVPPQLKGRSNVATEDMSRLFVKKRLDSSKARSPDQG; translated from the exons ATGTCGCTGGTAGACTACGACGATTCTTCATCATCCGACGACGATGTCTTACCTGCTGCGGCGGAGCACAAGGAAGCTCTCCCACAACAACCGCAACAGAAACATAAACCCTCTCCAGCTCCTTCAATTACACG GAGATCTTTAAAGGAGAAGGGAAAAAGTGAAGAGCTTCCTCAGCTACCAGATGCTTTACTTCTTCTGGAGTCACCGAGACTCGCACATGTGAGTGGAAATGACCATGCCTCCGTTGTTGCAGCTGCAATGGCCGAGAGTGCATTACGGAAACGAGAGTTCAATGGgaaatcttcttctcttcctcgtcgttccaaacTACCAAAGGGGAATCTGCCTCATTCCAAGAATAGCCCAGATACTTTGGGTAACGTGCTTGTGCCTCCTCAGCTCAAAGGAAG GAGCAATGTTGCCACAGAAGATATGAGCAGGCTTTTTGTGAAAAAACGACTAGACTCCTCCAAGGCAAGATCTCCTGATCAGGGATAG
- the LOC106372294 gene encoding ADP,ATP carrier protein 1, mitochondrial has protein sequence MVEQTQNKLMRTGVVSHDIHGYTSSFQRRATYGNYTNAAFQYPLAATSRIVATTTTTSPVFVQAPSEKGFSSFAIDFLMGGVSAAVSKTAAAPIERVKLLIQNQDEMLKAGRLSEPYKGIGDCFGRTIKDEGFGSLWRGNTANVIRYFPTQALNFAFKDYFKRLFNFKKDRDGYWKWFAGNLGSGGAAGASSLLFVYSLDYARTRLANDSKAAKKGGERQFNGLVDVYKKTLKSDGIAGLYRGFNISCVGIIVYRGLYFGLYDSLKPLLPADLQDSFFASFALGWLITNGAGLASYPIDTVRRRMMMTSGEAVKYKSSMDAFQQILKKEGPKSLFKGAGANILRAIAGAGVLSGYDKLQLLLLGKKYGSGSG, from the exons ATGGTTGAACAAACTCAGAACAAGCTCATGCGTACCGGTGTTGTTTCTCATGACATTCACGGTTACACTTCCTCTTTCCAGAGGCGTGCAACGTACGGAAACTACACCAATGCTGCGTTCCAGTACCCTCTCGCCGCCACTTCGCGGATTGTGGCTACTACTACCACTACCTCTCCCGTGTTTGTTCAAGCTCCAAGTGAGAAAGGATTCTCTAGCTTTGCTATTGATTTCCTCATGGGTGGTGTTTCCGCTGCTGTGTCTAAGACCGCTGCTGCTCCTATTGAGCGtgtcaagcttttgattcagaACCAGGATGAGATGCTTAAGGCTGGCAGGCTCTCTGAGCCTTACAAGGGTATTGGTGACTGTTTCGGCAGGACCATTAAGGATGAGGGGTTTGGTTCTTTGTGGAGGGGAAACACTGCTAATGTTATCCGTTACTTCCCCACTCAG GCGTTGAACTTTGCGTTCAAAGATTACTTCAAGAGGCTTTTCAACTTCAAGAAGGACAGGGATGGTTACTGGAAGTGGTTTGCTGGGAACTTGGGATCTGGAGGTGCAGCTGGTGCCTCTTCCCTTCTCTTCGTGTACTCTCTTGACTACGCACGTACCCGTCTCGCCAATGACTCCAAGGCTGCCAAGAAGGGAGGTGAAAGGCAGTTCAATGGTCTTGTTGATGTCTACAAGAAGACTCTCAAGTCTGATGGTATTGCTGGACTCTACCGTGGATTCAACATCTCCTGTGTTGGTATCATTGTCTACCGTGGTCTCTACTTTGGTCTGTACGACTCTTTGAAGCCTCTTCTTCCTGCTGACCTCCAG GACAGTTTCTTCGCTTCCTTTGCCCTTGGATGGCTCATCACCAACGGTGCCGGTCTTGCATCGTACCCCATTGATACTGTTCGTAGAAGAATGATGATGACCTCCGGTGAAGCCGTGAAGTACAAGAGTTCGATGGATGCATTCCAGCAGATTCTCAAGAAGGAAGGACCCAAGTCACTCTTCAAGGGTGCTGGTGCCAACATCCTTCGTGCCATTGCAGGTGCTGGTGTGCTCTCTGGATACGACAAGCTCCAGTTACTTCTTCTCGGAAAGAAGTACGGATCTGGATCCGGCTAA